A genomic window from Flavobacterium phycosphaerae includes:
- a CDS encoding M20/M25/M40 family metallo-hydrolase: MKKYLLIFLSYGLLAQAQLNPKIQKEDITRIETELASDKMEGRKVFSEGIELASSFIETEFKITGLSYYGDLKNYRQEFIEAGKPANNVIGVLKGKSKPEEYVVFSAHFDHLGMKKSGDDTIYNGANDDASGVTAIITLAKYFKVLNKNERTIIFVAFTGEEVGGYGSSYFSENINPDKVVAMFNIEMIGTQSKWNKNSAYITGFEKSDFGTILQKNLKGTNFTFYADPYPQEHLFYRSDNARLAALGVPAHTISTSKMDSEANYHKVTDEVSTLDLDNMTEIIKAIAISSQSIISGKDTPARLEKM; the protein is encoded by the coding sequence ATGAAAAAGTATCTTTTAATTTTTCTCTCTTACGGTCTTTTAGCGCAAGCTCAACTAAATCCAAAAATTCAAAAAGAAGACATAACCCGAATTGAAACCGAATTAGCATCCGACAAAATGGAAGGTCGAAAAGTTTTCTCGGAAGGAATTGAGTTGGCTTCCTCTTTTATTGAAACCGAATTTAAGATTACAGGACTTTCATATTATGGTGATTTAAAAAATTACCGTCAAGAATTTATTGAAGCCGGAAAACCCGCCAATAATGTCATCGGAGTGTTAAAAGGAAAATCAAAACCGGAAGAATATGTAGTTTTTTCAGCTCATTTTGATCATTTAGGGATGAAGAAAAGCGGTGATGATACCATATACAACGGAGCCAATGATGATGCCTCGGGCGTAACGGCTATAATCACTTTGGCAAAGTATTTTAAAGTATTGAATAAAAACGAACGAACCATTATTTTCGTCGCATTTACCGGTGAAGAGGTAGGCGGCTATGGCTCATCTTATTTTTCAGAAAACATCAATCCCGATAAAGTAGTAGCGATGTTCAATATTGAAATGATAGGAACCCAAAGCAAATGGAATAAAAATTCGGCATACATCACCGGCTTTGAAAAATCAGATTTCGGAACCATTTTGCAAAAGAATTTAAAGGGCACTAACTTTACCTTCTATGCCGATCCTTATCCGCAGGAGCATCTTTTTTACCGTTCGGATAACGCGCGTTTGGCCGCTTTGGGGGTGCCGGCACATACGATTTCAACTTCCAAAATGGATTCGGAAGCCAATTACCACAAAGTGACTGATGAGGTTTCGACTTTAGACTTAGACAACATGACCGAAATCATCAAAGCCATCGCCATCAGTTCGCAATCTATTATCAGCGGGAAAGATACGCCTGCCCGACTTGAAAAAATGTAA